A single genomic interval of Candidatus Bipolaricaulis anaerobius harbors:
- a CDS encoding SDR family NAD(P)-dependent oxidoreductase, with protein MAAYVCTTALVTGGASGIGRAIVEALCADGVRVFLADLDQDRAEEAVGMITRGGGAAEAHCVDVADSAGVTRLFSVLRGRCDRLDLLVNCAAIMGATTFIDDMSDREWDRVITVNLTGTFYCCREAVRWMKEHRHGRIINFSSVAALMPTPGAIHYSTSKAGVAQLTKTLAREVARYNLRVNAVAPGYVETPMLFKLDVKFKEQILRRTPLGRFALPNEIAALVRFLASPEADFFTGQVLSPNGGLVM; from the coding sequence GTGGCCGCCTACGTGTGCACTACAGCTTTGGTGACCGGCGGTGCATCGGGCATCGGCCGGGCGATCGTTGAGGCCCTGTGTGCGGATGGCGTACGCGTGTTTTTGGCAGACCTCGATCAGGACCGGGCCGAAGAAGCGGTTGGCATGATCACCCGTGGAGGTGGGGCGGCAGAGGCACACTGCGTGGATGTTGCGGACAGCGCTGGGGTCACGAGGCTCTTTTCCGTTCTGAGAGGGAGATGTGACCGATTGGACCTTCTTGTGAACTGCGCTGCGATCATGGGTGCAACAACCTTCATTGATGATATGTCGGACCGGGAGTGGGATCGGGTGATAACGGTCAACCTTACCGGGACCTTTTACTGTTGCCGGGAAGCGGTCCGCTGGATGAAGGAACATCGGCATGGTCGCATCATCAATTTCTCCTCGGTCGCCGCATTGATGCCTACCCCGGGCGCCATCCACTACAGCACAAGCAAAGCAGGCGTGGCCCAGCTCACCAAAACACTGGCACGGGAGGTGGCCCGATACAACCTTCGCGTGAACGCTGTTGCTCCTGGATACGTGGAAACCCCGATGCTCTTTAAGCTAGACGTGAAATTTAAGGAGCAGATTCTCCGGCGAACCCCGCTTGGGCGGTTTGCGTTGCCAAACGAGATCGCTGCGCTCGTACGATTCTTGGCTAGCCCTGAGGCCGACTTCTTCACCGGCCAGGTGCTCAGTCCCAACGGTGGGCTGGTGATGTAG
- a CDS encoding ABC transporter ATP-binding protein has translation MLNVSDVDHYYGKAHVLRNLSLSVGAESVGVFGPNGAGKTTLVNAITGFVRPRRGEIVFDGTPLLRLQPHQITRLGIAMVPQERELFPFMSVYGNLESGAAYVPGARERMRESLDAVFQLFPILQERTRQLAVTLSGGEQRMLAIARALMSAPKLLILDEPSLGLQPSLVTDVFHTLRDVSQRISIFLAEQNVRQSLKAIDRGYIIENGQVVLEGPSDELLDNEHVKRAYLGL, from the coding sequence ATGCTCAACGTCTCTGATGTCGACCATTACTACGGCAAAGCCCATGTCCTGCGCAACCTATCCTTGAGCGTCGGTGCGGAATCAGTCGGGGTGTTCGGCCCGAACGGGGCGGGCAAGACAACATTGGTTAATGCAATTACAGGCTTCGTGCGGCCTAGGCGCGGCGAGATCGTATTTGATGGAACTCCCTTGCTTCGCTTACAACCACATCAGATCACCCGCTTAGGGATCGCGATGGTTCCACAAGAACGGGAACTTTTCCCGTTCATGTCCGTGTACGGCAACCTCGAGTCTGGGGCAGCGTACGTCCCGGGCGCGCGAGAGCGGATGCGGGAGTCACTGGATGCTGTGTTCCAGCTGTTCCCGATCTTGCAAGAACGGACGCGCCAGCTTGCCGTGACACTGAGTGGCGGTGAACAGAGGATGCTTGCCATCGCGCGGGCGCTGATGTCTGCCCCAAAACTTCTGATCTTGGACGAACCTTCACTCGGCCTACAGCCGTCGCTCGTCACGGATGTATTTCATACTCTTCGCGATGTCAGCCAACGGATCTCGATCTTCTTGGCTGAGCAGAACGTGCGGCAGAGCCTCAAGGCAATCGATCGTGGCTACATCATCGAGAACGGTCAAGTCGTACTGGAAGGACCTTCCGACGAGCTACTCGACAACGAGCACGTGAAGCGGGCGTACCTGGGGTTGTGA
- a CDS encoding flavodoxin family protein, producing the protein MNPKVLALCGSPRPGGNTESYLNAALDVLRNHGMETELVALHDKTIASCRACYQCWHSGQGVCQLTGDDFHDIYAKMVAADVLLVGSPVHYSAVHPDLWSVLVRAGFPGMAGHPHSAPRPFSRKIGGPITVARRAGHNFAFAQLLLWFYINEFIVPGSIYWTVGVARSPGDAALDREGIDTAKRFAENIAWLFGKIRT; encoded by the coding sequence GTGAATCCCAAGGTCCTGGCCCTCTGCGGAAGCCCGCGGCCGGGTGGGAACACCGAGTCCTACCTCAACGCGGCGTTGGATGTGCTGCGCAACCACGGTATGGAAACCGAGCTCGTGGCCCTGCATGACAAGACGATCGCGAGTTGCCGTGCCTGCTACCAATGCTGGCATAGTGGCCAGGGTGTCTGTCAGCTCACGGGGGATGACTTCCACGACATCTACGCCAAGATGGTTGCGGCTGACGTGCTGCTTGTTGGATCACCGGTCCACTATAGCGCGGTGCATCCCGACCTGTGGTCGGTGCTCGTACGCGCTGGGTTCCCTGGGATGGCCGGCCACCCTCACAGCGCCCCGCGACCATTCTCACGCAAGATCGGTGGCCCGATCACGGTTGCACGGCGCGCTGGGCATAACTTCGCATTTGCCCAATTGCTGTTGTGGTTTTACATCAATGAGTTCATCGTCCCTGGGTCGATCTACTGGACCGTCGGTGTAGCTCGTTCCCCGGGGGATGCCGCTCTCGATCGTGAAGGGATCGATACCGCAAAGCGGTTTGCGGAGAACATCGCCTGGTTATTCGGAAAGATCAGAACGTGA
- a CDS encoding enoyl-CoA hydratase/isomerase family protein — protein sequence MRNRFPNLAISQAQDALWVTINRPGDRNSLDSETIAQLQAQLEVAEASGVRAIVYQGSGEKYFIGGADGVEMYRLCPDEARGFSVRIQRLFNRMERSPLLLIAAIDGLCFGGGLEFALACDLRVASDGSRLGLPEVKLGIIPGGGGTQRLPRVVGFGRAVEMILCGRLHPAHDALEMGLVHAVVPATQLVNWAAEMVARVNAIPAFAFAAAKRAVYGSRSLPLEAGLGLEADRFAECFAENYFADRVREQLADGRLQSTRETHTEREVGEHGDV from the coding sequence TTGAGGAACAGGTTTCCGAACTTAGCGATTAGCCAGGCACAGGATGCCCTGTGGGTCACCATCAACCGGCCGGGCGATCGGAACTCGCTGGACTCCGAGACGATTGCGCAGTTGCAAGCACAGCTTGAGGTCGCCGAGGCTTCCGGTGTGAGGGCAATTGTCTATCAAGGCAGTGGGGAGAAGTACTTCATCGGAGGGGCGGATGGGGTGGAGATGTACCGACTATGTCCGGACGAGGCACGGGGCTTTTCAGTTCGCATCCAAAGACTGTTCAACCGGATGGAGCGAAGCCCCCTCTTGTTGATCGCGGCGATTGATGGCCTTTGTTTTGGGGGCGGGCTGGAGTTCGCCCTAGCCTGCGACCTGCGCGTGGCGAGCGACGGATCGCGGCTCGGCCTGCCTGAGGTGAAGCTGGGGATCATCCCGGGTGGGGGCGGGACACAGCGGCTGCCGCGAGTGGTCGGCTTCGGCCGGGCGGTGGAAATGATCCTCTGTGGGAGGCTACACCCGGCGCACGATGCGCTGGAGATGGGCCTGGTTCATGCGGTGGTCCCGGCGACACAGCTCGTGAACTGGGCTGCTGAGATGGTGGCACGGGTGAACGCAATCCCCGCCTTTGCATTCGCCGCCGCAAAGCGGGCCGTCTACGGTTCGCGGAGCCTACCACTCGAAGCGGGACTCGGACTGGAGGCCGATCGGTTCGCGGAGTGCTTCGCCGAGAACTACTTCGCCGATCGCGTACGCGAGCAGCTTGCGGACGGCCGGCTGCAGTCCACTAGGGAGACGCATACTGAGCGGGAGGTGGGAGAACATGGCGACGTTTAG
- a CDS encoding branched-chain amino acid ABC transporter permease produces the protein MTLVHRLERKQCLIGLITLVVLGVVAAWKPYALIEGLQRGGLYSLIALPMALILGIVGIINLAHGEFMMLGAYFAYWLWAYAGLDPLVAMVPSLGAFALIGAVTYSATIRRVLKAPELTQLLLTFGLALMAVEFANLMWTSRPWKPHLSYIYSSVSIGSLTFGIYPFVYTVGAIVVLIGLMAFLRRTRIGKAALAVGQNPRGAELVGINVNRTYLLIFTLSIALVGAIGGLFLTRHSVFPAVGSPFTLKSFCLIAMAGVGNLPGVLWGGFALGIAEALVLSFREAYMWADVVFFAVLVGVILGRSYRRHTT, from the coding sequence ATGACGCTCGTTCATCGACTGGAGCGGAAACAGTGTCTGATAGGCCTGATCACGCTGGTTGTGCTAGGGGTCGTAGCGGCATGGAAGCCATACGCACTAATCGAGGGCCTTCAACGCGGCGGACTCTACTCGCTGATTGCGCTACCGATGGCGTTGATCCTCGGGATCGTGGGGATCATCAACTTGGCGCACGGCGAATTCATGATGCTTGGGGCCTACTTCGCCTACTGGCTGTGGGCTTACGCGGGACTGGATCCCTTGGTAGCGATGGTCCCCTCTCTGGGGGCCTTTGCCCTCATCGGTGCTGTAACCTACAGCGCAACGATTCGTCGTGTGCTGAAGGCGCCGGAGCTAACCCAGTTGCTACTCACATTCGGGCTGGCACTGATGGCTGTGGAGTTCGCCAATCTGATGTGGACCTCGCGGCCGTGGAAACCCCACCTCAGCTACATCTACTCCTCAGTGTCAATAGGCTCACTCACTTTTGGCATATATCCCTTCGTGTACACGGTAGGTGCGATCGTGGTTTTGATCGGATTGATGGCGTTCCTGCGCCGTACACGGATTGGCAAGGCGGCGCTCGCGGTCGGACAGAATCCGCGGGGGGCAGAGCTTGTGGGGATCAACGTAAACCGGACGTATCTTCTGATCTTCACTTTGTCAATCGCCCTGGTCGGGGCGATCGGAGGGCTATTCCTTACACGCCACTCTGTCTTCCCGGCTGTCGGATCGCCGTTCACGCTGAAGTCGTTTTGTCTGATCGCTATGGCTGGCGTGGGCAACTTGCCAGGGGTGCTGTGGGGTGGCTTTGCCCTCGGCATTGCTGAAGCTCTCGTGTTGTCATTCCGCGAGGCATACATGTGGGCCGATGTGGTGTTCTTTGCCGTGCTGGTTGGGGTGATCCTTGGCAGATCGTATCGGAGGCATACCACATGA
- a CDS encoding class I adenylate-forming enzyme family protein: MAGSVRRERGERMSTGPNVTAYPGPGAVYNLGNILERNAAPSGSPDRPAVVDADRADDRHVSSYRALDRRANRFAQALTSLGVKKGDRVFVVLPNRVEMLEVLFGCLKVGAVFTPANFRFSAEEISFLIDDVDSGILVFDSEYAEKIQEVVSGHPGLRTIEIGGHVLSGSLDYRQLLTKASEDAPACPTAPDETAMILFTAGTTGHPKGVRLTHRSTFFACLANGISAALTRDDVYLGAPPMFHSGGLTCFQLYMLMINGKLILQRRWTPEGALALIKKYGVTYHFGIATQLKMMVQVPGWERCVSSLRAVNGGGEPQPVELKRAFIDQGITYICGYGLTETGATGLNWPASSPDDPLLSKASECMGKPPAFVEVKIVSESGDEVAPDEIGEIIIRREPTGAAGYWNRPEEEAKKFRGDWIFTGDLGKLDGDGYFYVLGRTDDMIISGGENIYPAEVERAIYSHPKVANVVVVRGKHPQWGQTPKAIVMPKEGQTITVEEILEHVSAHLASFKKPRTVVIVDSLPRSETGKIDRKAVKNMYEEL, encoded by the coding sequence ATGGCTGGAAGCGTCAGACGGGAGAGGGGAGAGCGGATGTCGACAGGACCGAATGTCACAGCATATCCTGGCCCAGGTGCTGTCTACAACCTCGGGAACATCCTGGAACGAAACGCGGCTCCGTCAGGGTCTCCCGATCGGCCTGCGGTAGTCGACGCCGATCGGGCGGACGACCGACACGTCTCATCCTACCGAGCGCTTGACCGCCGTGCTAACCGGTTCGCCCAGGCACTGACGTCGCTGGGGGTCAAGAAGGGTGACCGGGTTTTCGTGGTGCTTCCGAACAGGGTAGAGATGCTGGAGGTCCTGTTTGGGTGCCTCAAGGTTGGGGCGGTGTTCACGCCAGCCAATTTTCGGTTCTCCGCGGAGGAGATCTCGTTCCTTATCGATGACGTGGATTCGGGGATCCTCGTCTTCGACAGCGAGTACGCGGAGAAGATCCAGGAGGTGGTGTCTGGCCACCCTGGCCTACGGACGATTGAGATCGGCGGGCATGTGCTGAGCGGCTCACTCGACTACCGCCAGCTACTCACCAAGGCGTCTGAGGACGCGCCGGCCTGCCCAACTGCGCCGGACGAGACCGCTATGATCCTGTTCACGGCTGGGACGACGGGGCATCCCAAGGGGGTCAGACTCACCCATCGAAGCACGTTCTTTGCCTGTCTAGCGAACGGGATCTCAGCGGCACTGACGCGGGATGATGTCTACCTGGGGGCGCCACCGATGTTCCATAGCGGAGGATTGACTTGCTTTCAGCTGTACATGCTGATGATCAACGGAAAGCTGATCCTCCAGCGTCGCTGGACCCCGGAGGGAGCACTCGCGCTGATCAAGAAGTACGGCGTGACATACCATTTTGGAATAGCCACGCAGCTCAAGATGATGGTCCAGGTTCCAGGGTGGGAGAGGTGCGTCTCCTCCCTCCGTGCTGTAAACGGGGGTGGGGAGCCACAACCCGTTGAGTTGAAGCGGGCGTTCATCGATCAGGGGATCACCTACATATGCGGCTATGGGCTAACCGAGACCGGCGCGACCGGGCTCAACTGGCCCGCATCATCACCTGACGATCCGCTGTTGAGCAAGGCAAGCGAGTGCATGGGCAAGCCCCCAGCATTCGTCGAGGTGAAGATCGTGAGCGAAAGTGGCGACGAAGTCGCTCCTGATGAGATCGGCGAGATCATCATCCGCCGCGAGCCCACGGGCGCAGCAGGCTACTGGAATCGTCCAGAAGAGGAGGCAAAGAAGTTCCGCGGCGACTGGATCTTCACTGGCGACCTGGGGAAGCTCGATGGGGATGGGTATTTCTACGTCCTTGGCCGGACCGATGACATGATCATCAGTGGGGGAGAGAACATCTACCCAGCTGAGGTTGAGCGCGCTATCTACTCTCACCCCAAAGTCGCCAACGTAGTGGTTGTCCGCGGGAAGCACCCTCAGTGGGGGCAGACGCCGAAAGCGATCGTTATGCCCAAGGAAGGGCAGACGATCACCGTAGAGGAGATCCTGGAGCACGTGAGCGCCCATCTTGCCTCGTTCAAGAAGCCTCGCACGGTGGTGATTGTGGACAGCCTGCCAAGATCTGAAACAGGCAAGATCGACCGTAAAGCGGTTAAGAATATGTACGAGGAGCTCTAG
- a CDS encoding alpha/beta fold hydrolase, giving the protein MATFRAKDGLELYYEEHGQGDPVVLLGGIMMSAASWALHVPVFARHVHLILLDLRDQGRSGKMDREYRLDVHVPDVVGLLDELDIPAAHLIGLSYGGQVALRVALAHPDRLLTLILANANHYIPNHLAAIGRAWEVAAQLNDGERFFELAIPFIYSADFYAKYLNALRQRQAMFKSALTKEWFEAFQRLCRSTNGFSVSTEQLAQLRMPTLLLGAEDDMITPVRLMEEMYRAIPGCEFITLPRAGHGAFLERAGEFLTTVVGFLAKHRQETLA; this is encoded by the coding sequence ATGGCGACGTTTAGGGCGAAAGACGGGCTCGAGCTTTATTACGAGGAACACGGACAGGGTGACCCGGTGGTGCTGCTCGGGGGGATCATGATGAGCGCAGCCAGCTGGGCCCTGCATGTGCCGGTGTTCGCACGGCACGTTCACCTGATCTTGCTGGATCTACGGGACCAAGGGCGGTCCGGGAAGATGGATCGTGAGTATCGCTTGGACGTACACGTCCCTGATGTCGTTGGACTGCTTGACGAACTTGATATCCCAGCGGCGCATCTGATTGGCCTTTCTTATGGTGGCCAGGTGGCCCTGCGTGTCGCTTTGGCTCATCCTGACCGATTGCTGACGCTCATCCTCGCCAACGCCAACCACTACATTCCAAATCATCTGGCCGCGATTGGTCGGGCCTGGGAGGTAGCGGCTCAGCTGAACGACGGTGAACGGTTCTTCGAACTGGCCATCCCGTTCATCTACTCGGCTGACTTCTACGCTAAGTACCTGAATGCTCTCCGCCAGCGTCAGGCAATGTTCAAGTCCGCTCTGACGAAGGAGTGGTTTGAGGCTTTTCAACGCTTGTGCCGAAGTACCAACGGCTTCTCCGTGTCCACCGAGCAGCTGGCTCAACTTCGTATGCCGACGCTCCTTCTTGGCGCGGAGGATGACATGATCACGCCGGTCCGCCTGATGGAGGAGATGTACCGCGCAATCCCCGGTTGTGAGTTCATCACGCTACCCAGGGCAGGACACGGCGCATTTCTTGAGCGTGCCGGCGAGTTTCTGACAACGGTGGTTGGCTTCCTGGCGAAACATAGGCAGGAAACCCTGGCCTAG
- a CDS encoding branched-chain amino acid ABC transporter permease produces the protein MRIKRLLPYVVGAAIAVTFPLWTGMYQQQVAVTILIYLTLALSWDMLLRSGQLNFGTAGFFGIGSYTAVLLFLNLGVPPLLSIALGGLIAGVVALFLGLAVLRLRGMYFAITTLGVASIFQVVARNIPSLTGGPEGKMLPTAIFRGNVSMAYWLVLGVALLAVVVSEVFERTRVRLALTSMRNNEWVARSSGIDVFKYLVFMFTVTSIIQGIAGGTYAHVYGFVAPEATFHVNFLLLPLAMALLGGIYGTWGPVIGALILGILSEYLKLQIPYGHLLVYGGIIVVVTLFAPHGVVGLVKAGLQKWAAERGPR, from the coding sequence ATGAGGATCAAGAGGCTCCTCCCTTATGTCGTTGGCGCCGCGATAGCTGTGACGTTCCCGCTTTGGACGGGCATGTACCAACAGCAAGTGGCGGTAACGATACTGATCTACCTGACGCTCGCCCTGAGCTGGGACATGCTGTTGCGCTCAGGACAGCTCAATTTCGGCACTGCTGGGTTCTTTGGGATAGGGAGCTACACGGCGGTGCTGTTGTTCCTTAACTTGGGTGTGCCTCCCCTGCTGAGCATCGCTCTTGGGGGGCTGATCGCTGGTGTAGTCGCTCTGTTTCTTGGGCTGGCGGTGTTGCGGCTGCGAGGCATGTACTTCGCCATCACCACCCTAGGGGTAGCCAGCATCTTCCAGGTGGTGGCGCGAAACATCCCTTCCTTGACCGGGGGACCGGAGGGGAAGATGCTGCCCACGGCCATCTTCCGCGGGAACGTGTCAATGGCATACTGGCTTGTCCTGGGTGTAGCCCTCCTCGCGGTGGTGGTCTCCGAGGTCTTTGAGCGGACGCGGGTCCGCCTTGCGTTGACCTCCATGCGCAACAATGAGTGGGTTGCCAGATCGAGTGGCATCGATGTCTTCAAGTACCTCGTGTTTATGTTCACGGTTACCTCCATCATCCAGGGAATTGCAGGTGGGACTTATGCCCATGTCTACGGGTTCGTCGCGCCCGAGGCAACCTTCCACGTGAACTTCCTCCTCCTCCCTCTGGCCATGGCTCTGCTCGGGGGAATCTATGGCACGTGGGGGCCAGTGATCGGCGCGCTCATCCTGGGGATCCTGAGCGAATACCTGAAGCTGCAGATTCCATATGGGCACCTTCTCGTCTATGGAGGGATCATCGTGGTCGTCACGTTGTTCGCGCCCCACGGCGTTGTTGGGCTGGTGAAGGCAGGCCTCCAGAAGTGGGCCGCGGAGCGCGGTCCCCGATGA
- a CDS encoding ABC transporter substrate-binding protein has translation MPTKEVYVRVKGCGLIVVMLLLGMVTLAVAAAEPIKIGVVSPLGDITGRQSTRAMQLAVEEINAAGGVLGRPLELIIIDDEMNPAKGAAAIDLLATQHNVDVFIGGMGSGVHLAQIPRLKIYEKVTVWIGAASSLAEQALEGCDWYFHIHPWDYLQGASYVVGWAAIQEEYPMIRIKKAFWAYEEGAFGASSYQGSLVAHADWENTGMSFKSAIVGGGDYRAVLRHAKDVNPDIFIWVGYDADALPIMEQAREIGFTPPLFVGSPPGWPADFGKSPLAEGVILYGMWAPSIKEVSPVSKHFWDAYIARWNEEPATYFAPLGYTNVYVVAQAIERAGTLEKAALIAALEATEYESPIGETLTFTPSNIIKHQGFQGQKILQWQDGRQEVLWPFEFATALPRYPFRWR, from the coding sequence GTGCCTACTAAGGAGGTTTACGTGAGAGTGAAAGGATGCGGGCTTATTGTAGTGATGTTACTGCTAGGCATGGTGACCCTCGCGGTGGCGGCTGCAGAGCCGATCAAGATCGGCGTGGTCAGCCCGTTGGGTGATATCACCGGCCGCCAGTCGACGCGAGCGATGCAGCTGGCCGTTGAGGAAATCAATGCCGCCGGCGGTGTGCTTGGAAGGCCACTGGAACTCATCATCATCGATGATGAGATGAATCCCGCCAAGGGAGCGGCGGCGATCGACCTCTTGGCCACTCAACACAACGTCGATGTGTTCATCGGCGGCATGGGCAGCGGTGTCCATCTCGCGCAAATCCCGCGGCTCAAGATCTACGAGAAGGTGACGGTCTGGATCGGCGCCGCCTCGTCGCTCGCCGAGCAGGCGCTGGAGGGATGTGACTGGTACTTCCACATCCACCCCTGGGACTACCTCCAGGGCGCCAGCTACGTGGTAGGATGGGCGGCAATCCAAGAAGAGTACCCGATGATCCGCATCAAGAAGGCATTTTGGGCATACGAAGAGGGAGCGTTCGGAGCGAGCTCGTACCAGGGTAGCCTGGTCGCCCATGCGGACTGGGAGAACACCGGCATGTCGTTCAAGAGCGCCATCGTCGGCGGCGGCGACTACCGCGCCGTCCTTCGCCATGCCAAGGATGTGAACCCCGACATCTTCATCTGGGTTGGGTACGATGCAGATGCACTCCCGATCATGGAACAGGCGCGCGAGATCGGCTTCACACCGCCTCTGTTCGTCGGATCGCCTCCCGGCTGGCCAGCCGACTTCGGGAAGTCCCCGCTGGCTGAGGGCGTCATTCTGTACGGGATGTGGGCACCGTCTATCAAAGAGGTGAGCCCAGTCAGCAAGCACTTCTGGGACGCCTACATCGCTCGGTGGAACGAAGAGCCAGCGACGTACTTCGCCCCACTTGGATACACCAACGTCTACGTAGTCGCACAAGCGATCGAGCGGGCCGGGACCTTGGAGAAGGCAGCGCTGATCGCCGCCCTGGAGGCGACGGAGTATGAGTCGCCCATCGGCGAGACCCTCACGTTCACTCCATCGAACATCATCAAGCACCAAGGCTTCCAGGGCCAGAAGATCCTGCAGTGGCAGGATGGACGCCAGGAAGTGCTCTGGCCGTTTGAGTTCGCTACGGCACTACCTCGGTATCCGTTCCGCTGGCGCTAA
- a CDS encoding ABC transporter ATP-binding protein yields the protein MTKRFGGLVAVNEVTFEVAKGEILGIIGPNGAGKTTLINVISGLYLPDAGRILLDGRDITFTPPHVRCRLGIGRTFQLAYPLMDLSARENIMVGAVFGQPQRLREARHTADEIGQLLDLPAMDRGVWNLTALEIKKLELGRALATHPSVLFLDEGMAGLNQDETRAMIAVVRRIQEQGIGICVVEHVMSVIGELTDRVIVLNGGAVIAEGTYAEVCSDPEVIAAYLGKEE from the coding sequence TTGACGAAGCGCTTCGGAGGGTTGGTAGCTGTCAACGAAGTGACGTTCGAGGTAGCCAAGGGCGAGATCCTCGGCATCATCGGCCCCAACGGAGCGGGGAAAACGACCCTGATCAATGTCATCTCAGGGTTGTACCTGCCCGACGCGGGGCGGATTCTCCTCGACGGACGGGACATCACATTCACCCCCCCGCATGTGCGGTGCCGATTGGGGATCGGCCGGACGTTTCAGTTGGCCTATCCGCTCATGGATCTGTCGGCTAGGGAGAACATTATGGTGGGCGCGGTGTTCGGTCAGCCGCAACGTCTACGGGAGGCACGCCATACTGCCGATGAGATCGGACAACTCCTGGATCTCCCGGCGATGGATCGCGGCGTATGGAACCTGACGGCCCTGGAGATCAAGAAGCTAGAGCTTGGCCGCGCACTGGCGACGCATCCCAGCGTTCTCTTCCTAGACGAGGGCATGGCGGGACTGAACCAAGACGAGACGAGGGCGATGATCGCCGTGGTCCGTAGGATTCAGGAGCAGGGCATAGGGATCTGCGTGGTAGAGCATGTGATGAGCGTGATCGGCGAGCTGACCGATCGGGTGATCGTCCTGAACGGGGGGGCGGTCATCGCCGAGGGAACGTACGCGGAGGTTTGTTCCGACCCAGAGGTCATCGCTGCCTATCTCGGGAAGGAGGAATGA